In Bombyx mori chromosome 11, ASM3026992v2, one genomic interval encodes:
- the LOC101744736 gene encoding clathrin coat assembly protein AP180, with protein MYHESIVLFLIALCTCAQCGTIEINITISEKTDGEKQTLVFVRPIINGQTSQNDGDANTALQPSNVTTVITQINTSANTTDASNSTDSAAGPLTPVDGAAKPANEAAGSADSGAQPANEAIAPADGGTTAATPETPTPAATTPSTAAETTIAATPAPAPA; from the exons ATGTATCATGAAAGCATCGTTTTGTTTTTG ATTGCGCTGTGTACGTGTGCGCAATGTGGAACTATAG AGATCAACATCACGATTTCAGAAAAGACCGATGGTGAAAAGCAAACACTGGTTTTTGTTAGACCAATAATTAATGGTCAAACGTCTCAGAACGACGGAGATGCGAACACAGCTCTCCAGCCTTCGAATGTCACCACCGTTATCACTCAGATCAACACGTCAGCTAATACTACTGATGCCAGCAACAGCACTGACAGTGCAGCGGGACCACTAACGCCGGTTGATGGTGCAGCTAAACCAGCTAATGAGGCAGCCGGCTCTGCAGACAGCGGTGCTCAACCAGCTAACGAAGCTATCGCCCCAGCTGACGGCGGAACAACAGCTGCGACTCCAGAGACTCCGACGCCGGCAGCCACCACGCCATCAACAGCCGCCGAAACTACCATTGCAGCAACTCCAGCACCCGCTCCTGCTTGA